From the genome of Brienomyrus brachyistius isolate T26 unplaced genomic scaffold, BBRACH_0.4 scaffold60, whole genome shotgun sequence:
TACACAATTGTAGGTTGACTAGATAAAATACAGTTACTCTTCGCATTGTAACACCATACAAAACTAGAAACTGACTGCAGTACCTGTTAAAATTACGTAGACTTATGCCCTCTTTGTTAGGATTTCCAGGTGTGATTGGCTGCATAGATGGCACACATATTCCCATTAAGGCTCCTTCAGTAAATGAAGGAGACTATGTGAACAGAAAGTCATTCCACAGTATCAATGTGCAGGTAGGTGTGTCTAGCTTTTAGTAGTTTACTGCATTGAATTATTGGCCTACTTTACAGTACATCTACAGTAACTAATCACTGTTCTGCATTGTGAAGATTATATGTGATGCAGCCTATGTCATCAGCAACGTGGAGGCAAAGTGGCCTGGGTCTGTGCATGATGCCAGAATGTTCCGTGAATGCACACTGAGTGCTAGACTTGCTCGTGGTGAGTATACAATGTAGCTGCGGTATATTATAATCCTTAAGCAATATCTTGTTCCCTGATATTGCACCTTAACATGTAAACTGTCTACTCATTATTGTAGGGGAGTTCAGTGGTTACCTACTCGGTGACAGGGGGTACCCATGCCAGCCCTATCTGCTGACCCCATACCCTGATCCTGAGCCTGGCCCACAGCAAAGATATAACTTGGCTCACAGCAGGACCCGGGCCAGAATAGAGATGACCCTGGGCATACTGAAGGCCCGTTTCCAGTGCCTCCGTGGCCTCCGTGCCACCCCAGAAAGGGCCTGTGATATCATTGTTGCATGCGTAGTCCTGCACAATATTGCAATGATGAGACGAGAAACCTGGGTTGCTGCCCCAGAGGTTGACCCTGATAACAACCCTGACATTCCTGTTGATGCAACAGATGGACAAGCTGTTCGAAACGCAATATGTTCTAATCATTTCCAGTGAATAAGTtgcaaataaaaacatatgACAATCATTTTATGCACTCTTCTTTATTTCCTGTAATTGAATATGcaaaacagtattttaatatttgGTTTTGAAAGACAGTTAACGATCCATCAACTTGTGCCACTACCCACCTTTAAGTGATGTTCCAATATTTGTATGTCTATTAGGGTTTTCtgcattttttgtttaatgtgttCCATTTCCAGATCCGATTTGTCAATTTGTTTCTCAAGGTATATTTTGTACAACTGCTTTACAGGGAGCTATTAGAATACAGAACAATGTTACATCTTGGCAGTATTGCACTGTGAAAATTGTACAACTATGAATATAACTTAGAAAATAGACACTTGTAGCTAACGACATTTTCATTTCATGAGAAGAATGATTCTTAATCCAATATTGCAATAACTGGCAGGCAAATACTGCAGCATCTTACAGAGGTAGGCTGAGCTGTGGCTGTGGATGCAGTCGGTTCACCCTGGAGATTCTCTGCATTGCTCTGTGAAGAAAGgatgaatgttttaaaatggtGCATCACTTACATGACGTATTTGTTAGACAGTGCATACCATAGGCTGCTCTACATCTTCCCTCCCTGTGCCAGCTGACAAGGTATCTCTTACTTGCATA
Proteins encoded in this window:
- the LOC125725075 gene encoding putative nuclease HARBI1 translates to MPSLLGFPGVIGCIDGTHIPIKAPSVNEGDYVNRKSFHSINVQIICDAAYVISNVEAKWPGSVHDARMFRECTLSARLARGEFSGYLLGDRGYPCQPYLLTPYPDPEPGPQQRYNLAHSRTRARIEMTLGILKARFQCLRGLRATPERACDIIVACVVLHNIAMMRRETWVAAPEVDPDNNPDIPVDATDGQAVRNAICSNHFQ